In one window of Lynx canadensis isolate LIC74 chromosome A3, mLynCan4.pri.v2, whole genome shotgun sequence DNA:
- the HAAO gene encoding 3-hydroxyanthranilate 3,4-dioxygenase codes for MARPVRVKTWVEENRDSFLPPVCNKLLHQEQLKVMFVGGPNIRKDYHIEEGEEVFYQFKGDMVLQVLERGKHRDVTIRQGEIFLLPAGVPHSPQRFADTVGLVIERRRLKTELDGLRYYVGDTTDVLFEKWFYCEDLGTQLAPIIQEFFSSEQHKTGEPIPDQLLKEPPFPLSTRSVMEPMSLEAWLDRHRRELQAGTPLSLFGDTYETQVIVHGQGSSKGPRQDVDVWLWQLEGSSVVTIGEQRLSLAPDDSLLVPAGNAYAWERGQGSVALAVTQDPARKKPLG; via the exons ATGGCGCGTCCCGTGAGGGTGAAGACTTGGGTAGAGGAGAACCGGGACTCCTTCCTGCCCCCGGTCTGCAACAAGCTCCT GCACCAGGAGCAGCTCAAAGTCATGTTCGTCGGGGGCCCCAACATCAGGAAGGACTACCACATCGAGGAGGGTGAGGAG GTGTTTTACCAGTTCAAGGGCGACATGGTTCTTCAAGTCCTGGAGCGAGGAAAACACCGGGATGTGACCATTCGGCAGGGAGAA ATATTCCTCCTGCCCGCTGGGGTACCCCACTCTCCGCAGAGGTTTGCTGACACTGTGGGGCTGGTCATTGAACGGAGACGGCTGAAAACCGAGCTAGATGGGCTCAG GTACTACGTGGGGGACACCACGGACGTCCTGTTTGAGAAGTGGTTCTACTGCGAGGACCTTGGCACACAGTTGGCCCCCATCATCCAGGA GTTCTTCAGCTCTGAGCAGCACAAAACAGGAGAGCCCATCCCTG ACCAGCTGCTCAAGGAACCGCCATTCCCCCTGAGCACCCGATCTGTCATGGAGCCGATGTCCCTGGAGGCCTGGCTGGATCGCCACCGCAGAGAGCTGCAGGCAGGCACACCCCTCAGCCTGTTTGGGGACACCTATGAGACACAG GTGATTGTCCATGGACAAGGCAGCAGCAAAGGCCCAAGACAGGACGTGGATGTGTGGCTGTGGCAGTTG GAGGGCTCCTCTGTGGTGACAATTGGGGAACAGCGCCTGAGCCTGGCCCCCGATGACAGCCTCTTGGTGCCAGCTGGGAATGC GTATGCCTGGGAGCGAGGGCAAGGCTCTGTGGCCCTGGCTGTGACTCAGGATCCTGCCCGCAAGAAGCCCCTGGGGTGA